The sequence below is a genomic window from Macrobrachium nipponense isolate FS-2020 chromosome 40, ASM1510439v2, whole genome shotgun sequence.
cgtgaatactggaaacggggagggattgacttgtgtataatgatatagggagtgtggtgtgtaatatgcaacgcaatgtgcaatttcacgtaacaggtatggtaggtaggtatcgaaacgtcctaaaacaactgagttctatatcaacacgtaggcatttttaggtgtctgtcctcaattataacataatatttcaagttatatatggtgaaatgattaggtggggatatttcaaaacagttattatacaaatactatggaaaaatgaaaaggaataaacactagaattcacataacatgtttaataaacaaattaggtaaatgcttttatgtaactcaacgtatggttacagCCAGGGttccagatgacaccactaccaaccagccaaagtctaccatgaaaccagccaaaatcccgccaaatggaaatccaaaccaacccaaataaccggcaaatatatgcgttatatttatctttataaatgcatattttttttatcatatatatgcttgtatagcagCATCATAGTTtgagttagataatataaactaatataagaatacaggaaaaaaacgagaatgaattgaaattttgaaatgaggctcgttctctgagaatctggcggcctgttttgtggtcgtctggtgtgtgtgtgatttttattttaattccatctacatattttgctgaaatgttaccaagtttttactgaaaacctattcaaattccccagattttcctgaaaaccttcaaaaattcccaatctggggagagattcctcaaaacgtgggatcagtgtttagctcaaatagaaagtatttgaaaaccagccaaaataccagtaaccagccaaagtgaatttttacccaccaaattaggaaaaaaagccaaattggttggtgagaaactgccaaatctgggaaccctgtacacccaatccttcactcagtccggtagcaacgtaggggtcatactgtaacgtgtttggctaaatacatgtatccctcccgtaacccccatttctttcctcactaagcagtctgagtttaggccaaaagctcccttacagttagcgcatgcgcagtagcattagcgcatgcgtagtaggattcagtgttgtggtagtagtagtagtacgaatatggatgtggaacggcttccactatcgctagttttgttatctcttatttccgcctgtatttcgtgttttaaaagtgataaatgtgggaaataccacaataacatggCAAAATCACCCCcaccccaagtggtttctcccaccccaaaaaccccggttcccactgggggtccccttacgtaggatagagttagggttttgtccccacccaaaaccccggttcccaatgggaatcccctttaccgtaggatagagttcaaaggtaaatttagagtcgtccgaataaatattacttcaaattcttgttcagggggtaaaactgcatagaaaaaccgcaactgccatactctgggcgccgcggataggtacactagatctaccgttTAGCTACCTATAGCATGGGTCTAACTAGCCTAGGAATAAATGCTCCTAGTGCAACTTATTAAAGGTTTCCCACGAGCCAAAAAGATTTTAATAACCACTTTAGCCTATACAAGTTTTTCCACCAACAACTCTAAATACCTACCACAGCTTTCCTCTAGCCCAACATTTAGGCTATGTAGGCAGCAACACAATCGTTTTGCATGAAATACTGATCCTATTGCAGTACAAATTCTCCTTATTTTCTCCCTCAACAAAGAATATGAAAATCTATGAACCAATGCCATTTCCTTGACAACCACCTAACTAGGCTAACTAGGGACTTGAACATCATTTAAAAATTATGCACCCTTTATAAGTAGGCCTACCAGGCATTCCAACTGGTAAAGAACGGGTACTTTCCACTGCTTTGAGCTTTCAACAAATTCTTGGCCCCGTTTGCAGTAATTAGTAGAAGGAAAGCTTGATTCAAGGCAGAATTAACTTTCACTGAATGGCCTTACTATTGACGAACGACAAACAGTCGCAAAACAATAACAATGCACTGCCAAGGAACCACGAATGGCGCAATGTAAGGTAATGTAAATGTGCAGAGTCCATGTCCATGTATTActgttgacattattattatatttgtgacAATGTTGCTGCAGGTGCTATAGCTTTTCTATAAccttatgatatattttaaaaataaaataagatttaaatAATTTGCAGCACCACATTCATAACTCTTTACCTACTTACTTGGTATACAAGCGATCACTCAATAAAACACTGGCAGGCTTACTACACTGCTCACTTGGGTATGAAACTTTACAACTTCAAACGGAGTCCTATATAGTTTCTTATTTTCGTTTTATCATCCTTTCATTCATATATCTCTCTTGTTTAATCATCCTTGTTTATATATCTCACTTGTTTAATGTTGCATGatagatacttttttttatcttcaaatttCATAGTCTTATAGTGACTGAGTTTGGATGTTACTAACCACTTACCACCAACTTTATGGAATATTTCTTCAAGACTGGAACTGTCTGGAATATAAAGATACTGTATGctagctttttttctttctttctttgaggaTGTGGACTTTTTTGTgtggtatttttttaataaaaccggATCCCTCCTCACTGTAGCCAGTGTCCAAACAATCTTTGTACACTACTTAaagtatattatacaaatataataatggaATTAACATACGTGATAAAGTGAAGTATTTGATTTTCAATTTTGGAATAATAGGATTGTATACTTACATATTAAGTTTCAGTAAAAACACTTTGGTGATTAATTGCCGAAATATctagatagataaaatataatatttgagCCGAAAgccaagcactgcgacctatgagatcattcattgCCGAAAGGGAACTTGAgagttagagtttttttttttcaaaaggtgtAACAGTTGCCGAGACAAATGTTAGAAGAGGGTAGAAACtaacatggaagaaagaatgTGACTGGAGGTAACTGCATGAACATGAATGAAAAGGGTAGCAGCTTGGGGCCGAAAGGGCACTGCAAAGTACAGTGCACcgggtgaggtgcactgacggcactatcccccaacCGGAGAAATACCTATAGATGCAAATTGTTTAAAGTGGGCCACCAAAACATGTTAACAACGCAGGTATGGTAGCTGAGATATTCTGATATCTTCAAAAATAGGGTTGAGGAATATGACATCAGGTCTATTTAAAATCGAGTTGCATGATAGTGTTCAGCAACAAATTGCAGCCAGAGGTGATCATTcagtattcttatttttttaagatgACATTAGTCCCACGGATGGCAAGAGGCTGGACTTTTACTCTATCGGATTATagagttcaggccaaaggccacgcaTTGGGAAATAGGtcgtcattcagcggtgaaagggaaattgagagtgaaggtttgaaaggtgtaacaggaggaaaaccgtgTTGTTggactatgaaataattgttagggagaatggatagcaagatggaagaaaggcgatatgaatggaggtgcaataaaaggaataaaagggtttgcagctaggagcTAAAGGaacgcagcaaaaaaaaaaaaaaaaaaaacaactttggtAGCCTGCATTGCACAACGTATGGTTGCACTGACAGTACTAATccctactttttatttattcatttatttatttgatatctcAATGAAAATGAGAAGACTAGGAGAGCTTGTTCATTCAAAGTAATAAGCAGAAATTCACAGGtagatataaaaaagaagaaagagtagATGAGAACAGCTCAGTTACCCAGCAAGGAAACATGAAAAACTAATCCACAGTGGGAAATCAGTAATGTGTGTTGCTTAGAAAAATATAACCAGTCACGTTTTTCAATGccaagaagggaagggaaaaacttttttttaagatatgtACGTAAGAATTAGGGATAAAAGGGGGCTTACTATTTACTCAAATAGATAatcaaatacgcacacacacacgtggtaAATTGTCTCCCAAATATACAAGTAGCGAGGCAGTTAACTGTTATAATAGGGATACTACAGGGCTTCATGAACATGCAATAGGCTACCAGCTGGCtatctttttcgttttctttacaAAGGAACTAAGAGTCCCGGATGGTATTGTGATCACACGAAATAAGGTAAATATAAGTAATGAATTTGTCATGAATCAACTGAAGTTTTAAGATCCCTGCATCAGAACAAATCCACTGAGAATTTAGTTTCCGGTTCACTTACTGCAATAGTATCAACATTCGAACTGGAATTCTCTTTCAGCAACTCATCGAAGAGAGGATTTCGTTTAATATAGGTTTTTCAAAAGCGCAAACCACGACATGGCAGCGTTGCTATCCACTGGGACCAGAATTCAAAAGAATCTATGCCAGTCTATGAATATTCaacatttcttttctttgtcttccTTTAAAGATTCACCTTATTTAAAATGGGTATGGAAGTTACCGATTCTCTAAGCAGATGAAAATTATAGCCACGGATAGAGTTTAGCTAAACACGCCATCATTCCAAAATACATAAGAAACATAGACATTCTTCAAAATTATTGTGtacaaatttctttaatatttgaatGCATCTAGTAACTGTTACAGGtatcacttaacatacactcaatTCTTCGTGTAAAATTTATGAACATGATAGTGACATATTTTGTGAGAATACACACAATTCCAAAACAACAGTCTCTCTTGTACAAACGCCTTTCTTCTTTGGAAAAGTTCAAAAAGGTATATTGAATGGATACTCGGGATGAACCtgtattctggaaaaaaaaaaaaatggaaatgttttagTTAGTAATTTGTGTCTTTTATATACAACAGCAACTCTAGCTACTGTACTCAATTATTATTTTGGGAGCAAGGCAGGATTAACATTAAGAAATGTAGCCTACTGGTGCTAGCAAACTAAAATTTCATGGTATAGAGAGAATTtggaaagaaagaacaaaacGATAAGTCTAATTCTGTAAGTACAATTTTGTGAAAGTTAAATCCTTTAATGAAACAATCAGTTTTTCACACAAGCCCATCTACGTATCATTTACTTATATTCTAACATTTACAGTCTTCGAATGTACCCAGACCCTACATCCTTTATGTGGCAGGCAGAAGATCAGTTTAGCAAGAAATATGCACAACCTGAAGCCTCAGGTTCCCATCTGTTACTTTCTTAACTTTCCATGTAGTCTAGATAGAAGCTTGCAAGTTTAGAAGGCTTGGAGATGGGAATTCATTATAAAAGGGATAAGTTTGtttgataatactaaaaatacTAACCTTTCTCtatcaaaatttcattttgttttattacatCCCCATCCCTTATATATGCACAAATCATTTTCCTGTAGCACAAAATTACAACTGTCTttggtttggtttgtatggtgtttttacgttgcatggaacccgtggttattcagcaacgggaccaacggctttacgtgacttccgaaccacgtcgagagtgaacttctatcactagaaatacacatctctcactcctcaatggaatggccgagaatcgaacccgcgaccaccgaggtgagaagcaaacaccataccaaccacgccactgaggcgctcttacaACTCTCTCTTACCCAGGTCGAAGTTGGAAAGTGATTATTCGTCCATCACCTGCACGATCAAGGGCATCAAGGTCTGCCATGTCAGAAGGAGGCAGTTTAAAATCCCACACCTGAAAATTTGAAAATCAATATCTAAGAGAACTGTGTATAGCAAATGAAACAACCAAATGCACGTATGAAATGATGACTATCTGAACGAAAATGACACGCTATTCTTTTAAAAATGTGCCGTttatagaataaaattaaaaaaacatgtaaCAGTTGGTTTGGTTCCATGTGCCCTGGCAATAAGTTAGATTAGCAACTGAATTAAGTGGGAAAATCTGACATAAAAACGATAATGACGATAAGAATCTTTTGTTGGCGGAAGCTTACGTTAAACTAGGAaagattgattgtgtattatatctggcgtcacaacatacCTATGGAAAGGCAcaactcaaataaaaattatgtatcGGAGAGTAGACAAATATCATCAACTAACCTGGAAGTTCTCTTTAATCCTCTCTGGATTGCTGGATTTAGGGATGACAATTAATCCGAGCTGAATTAAATGGCGAAGAAGAATCTGCGCTGGTGTTTTGTTGAGACGCAACGCCATTGAGGTCACAATTGGATGCTCTATAAGTCGCGGATACTTTTCACAGTCACCTCTGAGAGTTAGAAGAGAAGCAGTGTCACAAAGCACTTGATCCACCACAACgctaatgataaataatatacatacacacggcCTTGAAATTAACacaattttttcatgaatttaaagTCATAAGAACAATCTAGATAAATACTGTATCTACAAAAGATAGGAGTGTAGGCCTACATAAACATCAACCCGATTCTcgatcccttctctctctctctctcgtctctctctcttccctctcttctcggattctctctctctctctcgtcggctcTCTCATTGCTATTCTTGTTAAAGACATCACAATccaatactgataaaaaaaaaaaaaaactgtatactgGCAGAGCAGATAAGTACACCTTAACTTTCTAGgttttaattaagttttttttctagcTACTTGGAATTGATAAATTTAGCAGACATGCCACCTATTGAGATATGGTGCTCCAAGAGGACAGTAGGCGCTGACAGGAATGTCAAACTGTCGACACAGTGATCTTAAAGGTTTCTGTTGATGGTAAGCGTGAACTTCTACTTGAAGGTTTACGGGTTTGATTCGACACACTGGAAGAAGCAAAATTATTCCTTCAGTAAAGTTTAATGTGAACAGGAACCCTTGACACAGTTTCTCTTACCTGGTACTTGAGGTGCTTATATTAAGGGGCAAATGCCAGAGTAAATTGTGAAGGGTTAAAGATGAACATAGAAAAGAAGTCCTTTTGATCAAAGTTCAGTTGATGTCAACGACCCATTATCAAATTGAGATGAATATAGTAATACAAAAAACCCGAGGACTTGACCAGAATTTATAGTTTTGAGACATCATTATGTGCATCGAGAGATGTTTCAAAACTGTCTATGAATTaaatctcatttttttatataaagtttaaatatgTATCTGAAATATTTTAACCAAACATGATGcacaaaattcatcataaaaataaaCTACATCTCACTTTGATCAATTTTATACAAATATGAAGTAACATGTtcaattcatattaaaaaaaataaaaacttttgtcaggtgaatattttctttaaagtgtaaaataaaatttatattgctAAATATGATTCATTACCTTTCATAATTCTCTCAATCTGCTTGCTGTTGAAGTTTGAGAGCCCAATACCTCGTGCTTTTCCTGCATCAACCTACGGGCAAATAATTCCTCTAATATGGCACTAGTAAATACTGTAATAAAATCTAAAGTTTTCTGGTTCAAATGGTGATTTTATAAGGGCAAGCTAATAAGATCCAAAGACGATGTCTAAAGAAATGACAGAAATCAGAAAAATAACAGATTGGAGGCAGAATGGAAAACCACTGAGCAAGTGTAATGGTGGATGATTGGAAAACCATTTGGGGTTCATCACTCACTGGCGGTCAGTACTCAGTACTATGCTAAGAGGGTGAATTGCAGCACAACCAAAACTTTAAAGATGAGATACCTACTCGTGCATTACTGTGCACCAGCATTTGACAACTTCCGATGGTTAACTTTCATTTTTACAGGACTTTACAATATAACGTCTCAGGTCCCCGAAATCAATCGCCATTGTGAATTTTGCCATTAGTGGAAGATACCTTATCTGTCTAATTTCTGTAAGATTCGTCTCAATGAAAAACGACACTTGCCTTCGGGCCTGTGCAGGACAATGAATGAGGTTTATTCATTTGAAAGTGTCTCCATTCGTGTTGCTGAGCTACTACAATTCCATTTCTTTTTGAAGACCATAATTGCTTCCTCGAGGTCATGACTCAAcactttccttacctttttcctctttttactaTTTTCCCTTTAAGGCCTTACTCTTAGCTAAATAAGGGCACGGGTTGCCACCAACACCTTTTGTATATACACGTAAACAAGCATCCAAGAAAAGAAGCGATTTCTCTTCTCTATGCACTGAATAATCATCAAAGCAAGGTATtcacacaaaaatgaaaaaatacatacattttatcacgaaattttttttatgaaaaatatataaccaTTAAGCAATATATCCTAGAATGCTAATTGCTTTGGGCATGTAGTACAAAATGTTTACTGATGTCATAAATAAAACGCCATCTCCCAATTAACATTTAGCATTCAGAGAAAAATTTTTAATCTGCTCATTCCTAAAATAATGCTTCGATGGTCAAAGTTATGCAAAGCTATACAGTATGAGAAGAAACATTGCCTTTTACACTTACTTGCTGCTCCATAGCCTTGTACACTGCCTCCAAATCAGTGCTGAAGTCTAGGATTCTACCTTTTACATCGTCTTCACCTTCAACTAGAAGTAAAAAATTGGtgatatagtattataaaattaCAATTTACGTGTAACTAAGGGATAGATCTGGTTATGTAAGAAGTCCGGTCTGTTTCATATACTGTATAATGAAAAGCTCAGTTATATAATATTGCTATACACTTGGTAtcagaataaacaaaaatgagcCAACAATACTGGTTATGCAAGCTGTGTATGAAACGTATACAGGAAATCAGTAAGTTTTATCGAAACAAGATGGACAAGACAGCTAGGCTATGTCCAGTCCAACAGTACTAAGCAATGTTAACATCAGTATAAATCTGAACTGAAACACTATTTTGCTTACTACTCGAGATGACTTGGgggaaaggatctctctctctctctctctctctctctctctctctctctctctctctctctctcttattaatatatagtagTTTCGTTCAGATCTTGATGTTTCTGGAATATGCACGCATTTCCACAAATAGTCTGGAAATATATCCTTAATAAACAGATTACGTAAAACCTCCAAGAAAACCATAGTTAACATGCTTGTAAACACCaacaaaaatcatgaaaatagtatCACTAATAACTGGAAATAAGTGTTTCTTCAAACTAAACTTATGCACGAAATAACTTACATTTTGTTAATAGTTCTCgaacaaaatagaaaattaaagatATCCTTTCTCGAAACTGCAACAGAAAAGCGCGCTCGGTCCTTTGGAGCTATGAAAATAATACAAACTCTCTTGACTCATAGTTTGAAATAAAGTAAGATCCAGTTTCCAGAATATAGAATTATCTAATACGAGAAAAACACTAATATGTACTAAATGTACAAACCTGGATGTTACCAGGTTTTTACAATAAATAATTTGAAACTTGGAAACAAGTTTCACCCATTCATTCCCAGTGCTTGGGCACTGGGAATGAATGGGGATAAAGAAATCCCAAGGGAATGTGCCATGAAAGAGCAACGATTGTTGCAACCAGATtttcaatacataaaaaaaaacgaggGAGATAAAAGACGAAACATTTGTGGGTGAAGATGCGTAAGAGTCCGTTAAGAATGCAAggccaagaaaagaaaagaaagagctTGAGTTATAATTCATTATGACATGGTTGAAGTGAAGAGGAACTGGATGGCAGCTGTACTAGAATTGTGAATTAGGGTACCAATGTTATTCAAAACGTTAAGTTAACAAATATAGAAAACACAAAATTTAATGACGCCATATTTACGTATAGCGGAGAAACGGAGCGTGAATCAGATACAAGTCAACGTAATCAACCTTCAGCTTCTTCAGCGACTGACTGAGCATTCTCCACATCACTGGCTCTGTTACCATATGGAGGTAGCTGAAAACGAGTAAAAAGGAAGAACTCTTtgtaaaattagtaaaataaaggTCCATTACGAGTGTCTTATGTCTCCTGCCCCATTTCACGAAAGGGAAGGTCTAAACTTAGCACTTATTTGCTTCATTAGTATTATATTTAAGGCAAAACTTAACCTGTGCTGACATTTACTACAGCACAACTCTTGGACATTATCatctttataataattatataataactgTACCAGGTACAAGCAAGTCAAAATTCTTCACAGACGTTGATAACAACAAGAAAGATAATAGCACAAAGTTTAGCTTAAAATCCTCTAAACAGCTCGCAACTTAAAATAtcgattatttatttcattctatcCCAAATAAATCTTGATAACTGAAGCAGATGAGTTCTCGGAGTAGAATAAGCTTCCCACAAAACATTCTTACAGTGTACCACACATCAACATCTcagttaataataaataatgtatatatatgatattatatatatatatatatatatatataatatatatctatatatgactgtgaaatatcttctgttaaaacaaatTCCCACTTAATAAAAAGGAtcccacaaaaacaccaaaatgtagagagttaATGCTTCACTTCTGAGAACcaaatgtctctctcttcagccgGTTAATGAATGAGAATAAGTTTTTCGAAGCCAGCCTTCTGACGGCACGGCCCCTTGCCCCTGGAGCAGCCAGTAAACTCGGCAAgagttacagaaaggtggtatttatacaaaagGATCCAGAGGTCAGCATTACATCACTCCATAGTTGACAATTCCTTTTTAATCAtcttaatcgctggttggaggaagattttatctataatatctgagtccTTTCAAAGGAGTCTGGGACTCAGATATTACAGTTCTTCCAACCACCAATTAAGAagtttaaagagaaattg
It includes:
- the LOC135212034 gene encoding aldo-keto reductase family 1 member A1-B-like yields the protein MEQQVDAGKARGIGLSNFNSKQIERIMKVCRIKPVNLQVEVHAYHQQKPLRSLCRQFDIPVSAYCPLGAPYLNRGDCEKYPRLIEHPIVTSMALRLNKTPAQILLRHLIQLGLIVIPKSSNPERIKENFQVWDFKLPPSDMADLDALDRAGDGRIITFQLRPGIQVHPEYPFNIPF